Proteins from a genomic interval of Staphylococcus debuckii:
- a CDS encoding O-acetylhomoserine aminocarboxypropyltransferase/cysteine synthase family protein: MTNDFKFETLQLHAGQEVDPTSNSRAVPIYQTTSFTFDDTQHAADLFGLNALGNIYSRLTNPTVAVFETRVAELEGGVAGVAVGSGMAAITYAVQTVAEAGDHIVASSTLYGGTYTLFSHTLPKYGIDVSIVDSKNFDEVKNAIKDNTKAIYIETIGNPEGNVEDVEKLAEIAHEAGIPLIVDNTFASPYLFRPLEHGANIVVHSATKFIGGHGTSMGGVVVDGGNFDWKQNDKFPGLTEPDASYHDLVFADAFGEAALAFKIRTTLLRDTGACLSPLNAFLLLQGLETLSLRMERHVENAEKVAKFLDNHDKVEWVKYAGLPSSEYYDLKEKYLPKGACSIFTFGVKGGYEAGIKFIESLELFSLLANVGDAKSLVIHPASTTHAQLTPEEQLTAGITPETIRISVGLEHIDDIINDLEKGLDAI; this comes from the coding sequence ATGACAAACGATTTTAAATTTGAAACATTGCAATTACACGCAGGACAGGAGGTAGATCCTACTTCGAATTCGAGAGCAGTACCCATTTATCAAACGACATCTTTCACATTCGATGATACACAACATGCGGCAGATTTATTCGGTTTAAACGCATTAGGCAATATTTATTCTCGCTTGACGAATCCGACCGTGGCTGTCTTTGAAACACGTGTTGCGGAATTGGAAGGCGGTGTTGCAGGGGTAGCAGTGGGTTCTGGTATGGCGGCTATTACGTATGCTGTACAAACAGTAGCTGAAGCAGGAGATCACATTGTAGCAAGCTCTACTTTATATGGTGGTACTTATACTTTATTCAGTCATACTTTGCCTAAGTATGGTATTGATGTTTCTATTGTCGACAGCAAGAACTTTGATGAAGTTAAAAATGCTATTAAAGATAATACTAAAGCGATTTATATTGAAACAATCGGCAATCCTGAAGGTAATGTAGAAGATGTAGAGAAATTAGCAGAAATTGCGCATGAAGCGGGAATTCCATTAATCGTGGATAACACTTTTGCTTCTCCATATTTATTCAGACCATTAGAACATGGCGCGAATATCGTGGTACATTCGGCGACTAAATTTATTGGCGGACATGGGACTTCTATGGGAGGCGTCGTAGTAGATGGCGGCAACTTCGATTGGAAACAAAATGACAAGTTCCCTGGTTTGACTGAACCTGATGCATCTTATCATGATTTAGTATTTGCGGATGCCTTTGGAGAAGCTGCTTTAGCGTTCAAAATCAGAACGACGTTATTACGTGACACAGGTGCTTGTCTGTCTCCTTTAAATGCTTTCTTACTCCTTCAAGGATTAGAAACATTATCTTTAAGAATGGAACGTCATGTTGAGAATGCTGAAAAGGTTGCTAAGTTCTTAGATAATCACGACAAAGTAGAATGGGTGAAATATGCGGGTCTTCCTTCTAGTGAGTACTATGATTTGAAAGAAAAATATCTTCCTAAAGGTGCATGTTCTATTTTCACTTTCGGTGTTAAAGGCGGTTATGAGGCAGGCATTAAATTTATCGAGTCGTTAGAATTATTCTCATTGCTTGCGAATGTAGGCGATGCTAAATCATTAGTGATTCATCCGGCTTCTACGACACATGCTCAATTAACTCCAGAAGAACAATTGACTGCGGGTATTACTCCTGAAACGATTCGTATTTCTGTAGGTCTTGAACATATTGATGATATCATTAATGACTTGGAAAAAGGATTAGACGCGATTTAA
- a CDS encoding 2-hydroxymuconate tautomerase, translated as MPLVNIKLIEGRSDEQLKDLVKEVTDAVERTTKADRNAISVVLEEMKPTHYGVGGVRKSDQ; from the coding sequence ATGCCATTAGTGAACATTAAATTAATTGAAGGACGTTCTGATGAACAATTAAAAGACTTAGTTAAAGAAGTCACAGATGCTGTTGAAAGAACAACTAAAGCAGACCGCAATGCTATCAGCGTCGTATTAGAAGAAATGAAACCTACACATTATGGTGTTGGCGGCGTCAGAAAATCAGATCAATAA
- the mprF gene encoding bifunctional lysylphosphatidylglycerol flippase/synthetase MprF, which yields MSKELKGRLFTIAKIVFATVLFIVVATILYREIAHMDFKKAFILFEKLNRVQLTGVFAIGAASILLLSFYDYIMVRTLKLSIPLGKVFRISYIINALNSIIGFGGFIGAGMRLAVYRNYTKDTKTLMHYISLVLLSMLTGLSFLSILVVTHVFNASHLLYRYPAVHIMMYVVALFLPAFIIFTIKKPVQQNHRLTGVYLTMVSAVEWIAASTVLYFSLRVVHLDVPYTSVIGIFIIAAIAGLISFIPGGFGAFDVVILVGLKYLGLPEEKILLGLLMYRFAYYFIPLLISMILSIFEFGTSARRYIEQSRYYTPAKEVTSFLFSYQKAVVSKIPSLSLGILVAFTSLMFLLNNVSIIYDGLYDPNHMFYYIIVTIHTSACLILMLNVRGIFKQSRRAILFALFAIIIIFAITLYMNTSVLLMFWLVVLFALLVYSFNKTTILKRPLRLRHIVAMFFVSAGMLILNHYIIKLVLNALDAYKMELDNSLLRYYLWLTTLVIFILVAFIVWLFEQAYSKERPKPDFERCTEIIQQYGGNYLSHLIYSGDKEVFMDESEEAFVMYRYKSNALVVLGDPIGNPARFHHLLETIYDYAVKMGYEVIFYQASDRYMPLYHDFGNQFFKLGEEAVIDLTTFTTSGKKRRGFRATLNKIADQEIQFEIIEPPFSPELMKQLKQVSDAWLDGKNEMHFSVGQFTDNYVSKAPVGILKEKDGRIIAFSTLMPTHYNDSFSVDLIRWLPDVDLPLMDGLYLHMLLWGQEHDYKAFNMGMATLSNVGQTEFSYLNERIAGRIFENFNNLYRFRGLRQYKEKFKPHWEPRYLVYSRHSSLWQNMLKVLRVIRSKQ from the coding sequence ATGTCAAAAGAATTAAAAGGTCGCTTGTTCACCATAGCGAAAATCGTTTTTGCTACAGTTTTATTTATCGTTGTAGCTACTATTTTGTATAGAGAAATTGCGCACATGGATTTTAAAAAGGCGTTTATTCTCTTTGAAAAATTGAATAGGGTACAGTTAACGGGTGTGTTTGCAATCGGTGCCGCATCTATTTTACTGCTCAGCTTTTATGACTATATCATGGTACGCACATTGAAGTTGTCTATACCTTTAGGAAAAGTCTTTAGAATTAGTTATATTATCAATGCTTTGAATTCCATCATTGGATTTGGTGGATTTATCGGTGCAGGCATGCGTTTGGCAGTTTATAGAAATTATACTAAAGATACCAAGACTTTGATGCATTATATTTCGTTAGTCTTGCTATCGATGTTGACAGGATTGAGCTTCCTATCGATTTTGGTAGTCACACATGTCTTCAATGCATCTCATTTGTTATATCGCTATCCTGCTGTACATATTATGATGTATGTCGTGGCATTATTCTTACCGGCATTTATCATTTTTACCATCAAGAAGCCGGTTCAACAGAATCATCGGTTAACAGGTGTTTATCTTACGATGGTTTCAGCGGTTGAATGGATTGCTGCAAGTACAGTATTGTACTTTTCATTGCGTGTCGTTCATTTAGATGTGCCATATACTTCGGTAATCGGTATCTTTATTATCGCTGCCATAGCAGGTTTGATCAGTTTCATCCCTGGTGGCTTCGGAGCCTTTGATGTCGTGATTTTAGTAGGTTTGAAATACTTAGGCTTGCCAGAAGAAAAAATATTGCTAGGTCTCTTAATGTATCGTTTTGCTTATTACTTTATACCGCTGCTCATTTCAATGATATTATCTATCTTTGAATTCGGTACTTCTGCAAGACGTTATATTGAACAATCCAGATATTATACACCGGCAAAAGAAGTCACTAGTTTCTTATTTTCTTATCAAAAGGCTGTCGTTTCTAAGATTCCTTCGTTATCTTTAGGAATTTTAGTCGCTTTTACTAGCTTGATGTTCTTATTAAACAATGTATCGATTATTTATGATGGATTATACGATCCTAATCACATGTTTTATTATATTATTGTGACGATTCATACGAGTGCTTGTTTGATTTTAATGTTGAATGTACGAGGAATTTTTAAACAAAGCAGACGTGCCATTTTATTTGCTTTATTTGCGATTATTATCATTTTTGCGATTACCTTGTATATGAATACATCGGTATTGCTGATGTTTTGGCTAGTAGTTCTATTCGCATTGTTGGTTTATTCATTCAACAAAACAACGATTTTGAAACGACCACTTCGACTGCGTCATATTGTCGCTATGTTTTTTGTCAGTGCAGGTATGCTGATTTTAAATCATTATATTATTAAATTAGTGTTGAATGCGTTAGATGCATACAAGATGGAATTAGATAATTCGCTCCTACGTTATTATTTATGGTTGACGACACTCGTCATTTTCATCCTTGTGGCATTTATTGTCTGGTTATTTGAACAAGCATATTCTAAAGAGCGCCCGAAACCGGATTTCGAACGTTGTACAGAGATTATCCAGCAATACGGCGGCAACTATTTAAGCCACCTTATCTATAGTGGCGATAAAGAAGTATTTATGGATGAATCTGAAGAAGCATTTGTGATGTACCGCTACAAATCCAATGCTTTAGTTGTACTTGGAGATCCTATCGGTAACCCGGCACGTTTCCACCATTTATTAGAGACAATTTATGATTATGCAGTGAAGATGGGCTATGAAGTGATTTTCTATCAAGCGAGCGATCGTTATATGCCGTTGTATCATGATTTCGGTAATCAGTTCTTTAAATTAGGGGAAGAAGCGGTAATTGATTTAACGACCTTTACGACTTCAGGTAAGAAACGCAGAGGCTTCAGAGCAACATTGAATAAAATTGCTGATCAAGAGATCCAATTTGAAATTATAGAACCACCATTTTCACCGGAATTGATGAAACAATTGAAACAGGTCAGTGATGCATGGCTGGATGGAAAAAATGAAATGCATTTTTCAGTCGGCCAATTTACAGACAACTATGTCTCTAAAGCCCCGGTCGGTATCTTAAAAGAAAAAGACGGTAGAATTATTGCGTTCAGTACTTTAATGCCGACGCATTATAATGATTCATTCTCTGTAGACCTTATCCGTTGGCTCCCTGATGTTGATTTACCATTGATGGATGGTTTATACCTTCATATGTTGTTATGGGGCCAAGAACATGATTATAAAGCGTTCAACATGGGAATGGCGACATTATCTAATGTTGGACAGACGGAGTTCTCTTACTTGAATGAACGTATCGCAGGACGCATATTCGAAAACTTCAACAATTTATATCGCTTCCGCGGATTGAGACAATATAAAGAAAAGTTTAAACCTCACTGGGAACCAAGATACTTAGTATATTCTAGACATAGTTCCTTATGGCAGAATATGTTGAAAGTACTGCGTGTTATTCGTTCTAAACAATAG
- the msrA gene encoding peptide-methionine (S)-S-oxide reductase MsrA translates to MNINTAYFAGGCFWCMTKPFDSYDGIEKVISGYMGGTVENPTYEEVKKGNTGHLETVKVEYDVALFSYHKLLEIFFSVIDPTDAEGQYQDRGNQYRTAIFYTNEDQKETAEQYIEELKSTIDHHKAIATQVLPVSEFYEAEDYHQDFYKKNPERFAEEEAQREAIKQQKNGKRD, encoded by the coding sequence ATGAATATCAACACTGCATACTTTGCAGGCGGATGTTTCTGGTGTATGACTAAGCCTTTTGATTCGTATGACGGTATTGAAAAAGTAATATCAGGTTATATGGGCGGCACAGTAGAAAATCCGACTTATGAAGAAGTTAAAAAAGGAAATACAGGACATTTAGAAACGGTGAAAGTAGAATATGACGTTGCACTATTTTCTTATCATAAATTATTAGAAATTTTCTTTTCTGTCATCGATCCTACTGATGCAGAAGGCCAATATCAAGATCGCGGTAATCAATACCGTACTGCTATCTTCTATACCAACGAAGATCAAAAAGAAACAGCAGAACAGTATATTGAGGAACTAAAATCTACTATTGATCATCATAAGGCAATTGCAACACAAGTATTGCCAGTATCTGAATTCTACGAAGCAGAAGACTATCATCAAGATTTTTACAAAAAGAATCCAGAGCGTTTCGCTGAAGAGGAAGCACAGCGCGAAGCAATCAAACAGCAAAAAAATGGTAAGAGGGACTAA
- a CDS encoding LCP family protein: MTEEDKNKENYKRSSGSPPPPRKKRMKKKIRKLPFILLGLLVILIAFVVYAVSGYKSGIDYAKKHNSNMKVQKFNGPVKNDGKISILLLGADKSDGGKSRTDSIMVAQYDYIHKKMKIVSVMRDTYAKIPGYRNYKINAAYSLGGPELLRKALVENYGINPEYYAVVDFKGFEKMIDELAPDGVPIDVEKDMSELIGVSLKKGHHNLNGKELLGYARFRHDPEGDFGRVRRQQQVIQALKQEMTKPGAIFKLPKVAGILRGYLNTNIPDSALIQTGVNFGIRGDKDVKTLTVPMKGTYQDIQTAESGSALEVDKPKNKKAIQEFLKNNSDSKKEDTQKK; encoded by the coding sequence ATGACTGAAGAAGATAAAAATAAAGAAAATTATAAAAGAAGTAGTGGTAGTCCGCCTCCTCCACGTAAGAAGAGAATGAAGAAAAAGATACGTAAATTGCCTTTCATCTTGTTAGGCCTGCTGGTTATCTTAATAGCATTTGTTGTGTATGCTGTGTCTGGTTATAAAAGCGGTATCGATTATGCGAAAAAGCATAATTCGAATATGAAAGTTCAAAAATTTAACGGTCCTGTTAAAAATGATGGGAAAATTTCTATTTTACTGCTAGGTGCTGATAAATCTGATGGTGGTAAATCCCGCACAGATTCTATTATGGTCGCTCAATATGATTACATTCATAAGAAAATGAAAATTGTTTCGGTCATGCGTGATACGTACGCTAAGATACCAGGATACAGAAATTATAAAATTAATGCAGCTTATTCACTAGGCGGCCCTGAATTATTACGGAAAGCTTTAGTGGAAAATTATGGTATTAATCCAGAGTATTATGCGGTTGTCGACTTTAAAGGTTTCGAAAAAATGATTGATGAATTAGCGCCGGATGGTGTGCCGATAGATGTCGAGAAGGATATGTCTGAACTCATTGGCGTATCATTGAAAAAAGGTCATCATAATTTAAATGGTAAAGAATTATTGGGTTATGCGCGTTTCCGTCACGATCCAGAAGGTGACTTCGGACGTGTGCGCAGACAGCAGCAAGTAATTCAAGCACTTAAACAAGAAATGACTAAACCTGGAGCGATATTTAAATTGCCGAAGGTAGCAGGTATTTTAAGAGGATATTTAAATACTAATATTCCAGATTCTGCCTTGATTCAAACGGGTGTCAATTTCGGTATCAGAGGAGATAAAGACGTTAAAACATTAACTGTACCGATGAAAGGGACTTACCAAGATATTCAAACAGCGGAAAGCGGCAGTGCTTTAGAAGTAGATAAGCCGAAAAATAAAAAAGCTATTCAGGAATTCTTAAAAAATAATTCTGATTCTAAAAAAGAGGATACTCAAAAGAAATAG
- a CDS encoding homoserine O-acetyltransferase/O-succinyltransferase family protein encodes MLFTNKIPILPILQEEHIEFAKQRINDGLNLLIVNLMPVKEDAERQLLRLLGQTDHPINIDFTYPVTHQSRTSSNVHAEQYYQEFDDIKDKDYDGLIMTGAPVEHLDFSEVDYIEELKTIYEWSETHVKQRLFICWGAQFALNYRYGIHKRMFPEKLTGIYRYHIMQAHPVLCEIPEYIIPQSRGSFMDPYEVMEEADLDVITYSPYTGVDFISNKAQTDLYIGGHFEYEPETLLNEYQRDSEKNGEAAAKPKNYFRGESLTPLPAYWIPYAQQLFQNWADMMEKNRWHHNEINILD; translated from the coding sequence ATGTTATTTACGAATAAAATTCCTATACTGCCTATACTACAAGAGGAGCACATCGAGTTTGCAAAACAAAGAATCAACGATGGTTTAAATCTCTTGATTGTTAATTTAATGCCGGTAAAAGAAGATGCAGAAAGACAACTGCTGCGATTGCTTGGACAAACGGATCATCCGATTAATATTGATTTTACCTATCCAGTGACTCATCAAAGCCGAACTTCTTCAAATGTGCATGCGGAGCAGTATTATCAGGAATTTGATGATATCAAGGATAAGGATTATGATGGTTTGATTATGACAGGAGCACCTGTTGAACATCTTGATTTTTCTGAAGTAGATTATATCGAGGAATTAAAGACTATCTATGAGTGGTCAGAAACTCATGTGAAACAACGTCTGTTTATTTGCTGGGGTGCACAATTTGCTTTGAATTATCGTTACGGTATTCACAAAAGAATGTTTCCTGAAAAATTAACAGGAATTTACCGCTATCATATTATGCAAGCACACCCTGTTTTATGCGAGATTCCTGAATATATCATTCCTCAATCTCGCGGTTCCTTTATGGATCCTTATGAGGTGATGGAGGAAGCGGATTTAGATGTGATTACTTATAGTCCGTATACTGGAGTAGATTTCATTTCCAATAAAGCACAGACCGATTTATATATCGGCGGTCATTTTGAATATGAACCAGAGACGTTGTTGAATGAGTATCAGAGAGATAGTGAGAAGAATGGGGAAGCGGCTGCTAAACCTAAGAATTATTTCCGAGGAGAATCGCTCACACCACTTCCTGCTTATTGGATTCCTTATGCTCAGCAACTCTTCCAAAACTGGGCAGATATGATGGAAAAGAATAGATGGCATCATAATGAAATTAATATTTTAGATTGA